A genomic region of Trichothermofontia sichuanensis B231 contains the following coding sequences:
- a CDS encoding CheR family methyltransferase, with protein sequence MRDALLQQFVSLIGETTGLQIRLQDRDLLVQKLQKRLQAVGKLTPEAYYQLLAENRNNTCHPEWRELLNLLTTTESYFFRDQGQFSLLREILLPELIDRKRSQGTRYWGETRIKPTLRLWSAGCATGEEAYSLAILLHEAIADWHDWDIVILGTDINQNTLTIAQRGIYSDWSFRHTEIRLRQTYFRHYRDGWEIRPEIRRLVTFRYGNLVQDPFPSPQSGLYDFDLILCRNVFIYFDPEAIHRVLHKFYASLVPNGYLITGHTELYGQTLPPFRVRSFPQSLLYQRSLDPDPPVHLPPSAPAPATPQPAAAPLMASPLPPITVPQPAPLPYPPTILPPTPSRPSPSAARSLPLGDAVTPPPDDCPNDATAELQTLTRYLQQGQYAEVIVAAEALIQRQPQCLPAFCLMAEAYASLGDYTKAEITCKQALDLNAWVLKPYYLLAQIAEAKGDREGAKVFLKRIIYLEPDAINAYVELGNLYDHEGNWARANKMWLSALEILKKLPSDTLIEATDPLTVKDLKQYLEKKLRTNTKV encoded by the coding sequence ATGCGTGATGCTTTGCTCCAACAATTTGTCTCTCTGATTGGCGAAACCACAGGTTTGCAGATTCGTCTCCAAGACCGTGATCTACTGGTACAAAAGCTGCAAAAGCGGTTACAGGCGGTGGGTAAGCTCACGCCCGAAGCTTATTACCAGTTGCTGGCTGAGAATCGTAACAATACCTGCCATCCAGAATGGCGCGAACTCCTGAACCTGTTGACGACTACCGAAAGTTATTTTTTCCGTGATCAGGGACAATTCTCATTGCTGCGGGAAATCCTCCTGCCGGAGTTGATCGATCGCAAACGTTCCCAGGGCACTCGATACTGGGGCGAAACCAGAATCAAACCCACCCTTCGCCTCTGGAGCGCCGGTTGTGCCACCGGTGAGGAAGCCTATTCCCTAGCGATCCTGCTGCACGAAGCGATCGCTGACTGGCATGACTGGGACATTGTGATCTTGGGCACGGATATTAACCAGAACACCCTGACAATTGCCCAGCGGGGGATCTACAGTGACTGGTCCTTCCGGCATACCGAGATACGTCTGCGGCAAACCTACTTCCGTCACTACCGGGATGGCTGGGAAATCCGACCCGAGATTCGACGGCTGGTTACCTTTCGCTATGGCAATTTAGTCCAAGATCCTTTCCCCAGTCCCCAGTCAGGGCTGTATGATTTCGACCTCATTCTTTGTCGTAACGTTTTCATCTATTTTGATCCAGAAGCCATTCACCGGGTTTTACACAAGTTCTATGCAAGCCTGGTGCCCAATGGTTACCTGATCACTGGCCATACGGAACTCTACGGCCAGACGTTGCCGCCCTTCCGGGTTCGTAGCTTTCCCCAATCCCTGCTCTACCAACGATCGCTGGATCCAGATCCTCCCGTTCACCTCCCTCCCAGTGCCCCCGCTCCTGCCACTCCCCAGCCCGCCGCCGCCCCACTGATGGCGTCTCCCCTCCCCCCGATCACGGTGCCGCAACCTGCCCCCTTACCCTATCCGCCGACGATTCTCCCCCCTACCCCCTCTCGCCCATCGCCCTCTGCCGCGCGATCGTTGCCCCTAGGGGACGCGGTTACCCCCCCCCCAGACGACTGCCCAAACGATGCAACCGCAGAATTACAGACCCTGACTCGCTATCTCCAACAGGGACAATATGCCGAGGTGATTGTGGCCGCTGAAGCCTTGATTCAACGTCAACCTCAATGTCTGCCAGCCTTTTGCCTAATGGCAGAAGCCTATGCGAGTTTAGGGGATTATACCAAGGCCGAAATCACCTGCAAACAGGCATTAGATCTGAATGCTTGGGTCTTGAAGCCCTACTATCTTCTCGCCCAGATCGCTGAAGCAAAAGGCGATCGCGAAGGTGCAAAAGTTTTCTTGAAACGCATTATTTATCTAGAACCAGATGCGATTAATGCTTACGTGGAATTAGGGAACCTCTACGATCACGAGGGTAACTGGGCGAGGGCCAATAAGATGTGGCTATCGGCTTTAGAAATCCTTAAGAAATTGCCCAGTGACACCTTGATCGAAGCGACTGATCCCTTGACAGTTAAAGATCTCAAACAATACCTGGAGAAAAAATTACGAACAAATACTAAAGTTTAA
- a CDS encoding DUF427 domain-containing protein, whose product MPKAIWNGAILAESDRCEQVEGNYYFPPDAIRPEYFKPSDTHTTCSWKGVASYYTLVVNGQENVDAAWYYSEPKEAAKQIRGYVAFWRGVKVEP is encoded by the coding sequence ATGCCGAAAGCCATTTGGAACGGTGCAATTCTCGCCGAAAGCGATCGCTGCGAACAGGTGGAAGGGAACTACTACTTTCCCCCCGATGCCATTCGTCCCGAATATTTCAAACCCAGTGACACCCACACCACCTGTAGTTGGAAAGGCGTCGCTAGCTACTACACACTGGTTGTCAATGGCCAAGAAAATGTGGATGCAGCCTGGTACTATTCTGAACCCAAAGAAGCCGCCAAACAGATCCGCGGTTATGTTGCCTTTTGGCGTGGCGTAAAAGTTGAGCCGTAG
- the rplI gene encoding 50S ribosomal protein L9 gives MAKRVQLVLTQNVSKLGREGDLVEVAPGYARNYLIPQGKATNVTPGILKQVERRREIERKRLAEEKQKADAIKATLQQSKQFLIAKQVGENQAIFGTVTAQDVADVIKGATGHDIDRRGITLPEINKLGTYKAEIKLHPEVTATVEIQVVPNQ, from the coding sequence ATGGCCAAACGAGTACAGCTAGTGCTAACTCAGAACGTGAGTAAATTAGGCCGGGAAGGGGATCTGGTGGAGGTTGCTCCCGGTTATGCCCGTAATTATTTAATTCCGCAAGGGAAGGCAACGAATGTTACGCCCGGTATCCTGAAGCAGGTGGAGCGGCGACGGGAGATCGAGCGCAAGCGTCTAGCAGAAGAAAAACAAAAGGCTGATGCAATTAAGGCTACCCTCCAGCAGTCGAAACAGTTCCTGATCGCCAAACAGGTGGGTGAAAATCAGGCCATCTTTGGTACCGTGACGGCCCAGGATGTGGCCGATGTGATTAAGGGAGCAACGGGACACGACATTGATCGTCGCGGCATCACTCTGCCTGAAATTAACAAGTTGGGGACCTACAAGGCTGAAATCAAGCTCCATCCGGAAGTGACGGCGACGGTGGAAATTCAAGTGGTTCCGAATCAATAA
- a CDS encoding ABC transporter substrate-binding protein encodes MSSTHRWPRWGLLALIGLALSWLISCSSPTPSNPASPTGAAGPVEIEFWTMQLQPKFTDYFNRLIAEFEQANPTVKVRWVDVPWAAMESKILTAVSANTAPDVVNLNPNFASQLASQGAWLTLDDRLTPEQKALYLPNIWQASTLNGKSFGLPWYLTTRITIYNTDLCQQAGISQPPATYAELANVARQIREKTGKYAFFVTFAPDDSAEVLESLVQMGVDLVDDQGKAAFNTAKGKAAFQYWVDLYQDGLLPREVLTQGHRRAIELYQAGETAILSSGPEFLSTIATNAPRIAEVSDVAPQISGETGKKNVAVMNLVIPRQTDQPDTALNFALFVTNDTNQLAFAQAANVLPSTQKALRDRYEENQAAAANSALEKARAVSASQMQTAEVLVPAMKDISVLQRLIYDNLQAAMLGEKTVEAAINDAATAWNQRHST; translated from the coding sequence ATGAGCAGCACGCATCGTTGGCCGCGTTGGGGTCTCTTGGCCCTTATTGGTTTGGCGTTAAGTTGGTTAATCAGTTGCAGCAGTCCAACGCCATCCAACCCCGCCTCACCGACTGGGGCAGCCGGCCCCGTTGAAATTGAATTCTGGACGATGCAACTCCAGCCGAAATTTACGGACTATTTCAATCGACTGATTGCTGAGTTTGAGCAGGCCAATCCTACGGTAAAGGTGCGCTGGGTGGATGTACCCTGGGCTGCCATGGAAAGTAAAATTTTGACGGCGGTCTCAGCCAATACGGCTCCCGATGTGGTTAACCTCAACCCCAACTTTGCCTCCCAACTGGCGAGTCAGGGGGCATGGCTCACCCTGGACGATCGCTTAACGCCTGAGCAAAAAGCCCTCTACCTGCCCAACATTTGGCAGGCCAGCACCCTCAACGGCAAAAGCTTTGGTCTCCCCTGGTACCTGACCACCCGCATTACCATCTACAACACAGACCTCTGCCAACAAGCAGGTATCAGCCAGCCCCCAGCAACCTATGCCGAACTGGCCAATGTGGCTCGCCAAATTCGCGAGAAGACTGGCAAATATGCCTTCTTTGTCACCTTTGCCCCTGATGATTCAGCGGAGGTGCTGGAATCCCTGGTCCAGATGGGCGTTGATCTGGTGGATGACCAGGGTAAAGCCGCCTTCAACACGGCCAAGGGGAAAGCGGCGTTCCAATACTGGGTCGATCTCTATCAAGATGGTCTCCTGCCCAGGGAAGTGCTGACCCAGGGCCATCGCCGGGCGATCGAACTCTACCAGGCCGGCGAAACCGCCATCCTGTCGTCAGGGCCCGAATTCCTGAGCACGATCGCCACCAACGCACCAAGAATCGCCGAAGTATCCGATGTCGCGCCGCAAATTTCGGGGGAAACGGGTAAAAAGAATGTAGCCGTAATGAATCTGGTGATTCCGCGTCAAACGGATCAACCCGATACTGCTCTGAACTTTGCTCTGTTCGTCACCAATGACACCAACCAACTGGCCTTTGCCCAAGCAGCCAATGTGTTGCCCTCAACCCAAAAAGCATTGCGCGATCGCTATGAGGAAAACCAGGCCGCAGCGGCCAATTCAGCCCTAGAAAAAGCCCGAGCCGTCAGTGCTTCACAAATGCAAACGGCAGAGGTGCTGGTCCCCGCCATGAAGGATATTAGTGTCTTGCAAAGGCTCATCTACGACAACTTACAAGCCGCCATGCTGGGAGAAAAGACCGTTGAGGCTGCCATCAACGATGCGGCGACTGCCTGGAATCAACGGCATTCCACCTAG
- a CDS encoding CHAD domain-containing protein, with product MAKASKNGSSQDGLQATACPSGVTVATVEQYAYTLIQKYYHRLVSRETLVLKDKDPEDLHQMRVAIRRLQTALQIFEAAIVLPKAAQIKALQAVTKRLGQLRDLDVQLDTLNTDYADKLDPSEHRLLAQAIAVLSKHRKKAFDQVKAVLKGETYQALKAAYEDWLARPQYTLVAQQAVQLVLPELLSPLLSELLLHPGWLIAPDDRAAIASPTLHDLRKTCKHVRYQAEFFTDFYEPAFKDWVEEIKGLQDSLGTVHDIQVLQQILIKSVPEWAESIHLRQMIEEQHELALGLWRSVQAKYLSPDYRLYLHQLILSPLVPLRSQTPGVRDAVEGTALTTALTQSPASDSAIPTELAVEITDSSDSTHDAHKQDANSVAESSVTPVEQPPTTGPKRRRTASTVKKTVTSRTPRSRPSARAQSRENASEK from the coding sequence ATGGCTAAAGCTTCTAAAAATGGTTCTTCTCAAGATGGTTTGCAAGCAACTGCTTGCCCATCGGGGGTTACAGTCGCAACGGTCGAACAGTATGCCTATACGCTAATCCAGAAATACTATCATCGCCTGGTCAGTCGTGAAACGCTGGTCCTGAAGGATAAGGACCCAGAGGATCTGCATCAAATGCGGGTGGCGATTCGGCGGTTGCAAACCGCTTTACAAATTTTTGAGGCAGCAATTGTTCTGCCCAAGGCGGCTCAGATTAAAGCCCTACAGGCTGTCACCAAACGTCTGGGACAACTGCGCGACCTGGATGTTCAATTGGATACGCTCAATACGGATTATGCGGATAAGCTTGATCCATCTGAGCACCGTCTCCTTGCGCAGGCGATCGCGGTTTTGAGTAAACACCGTAAAAAGGCATTTGATCAAGTTAAAGCGGTGCTTAAAGGCGAAACCTATCAAGCGCTGAAGGCAGCTTACGAGGATTGGTTGGCACGGCCTCAATATACACTGGTGGCTCAACAAGCTGTGCAGTTGGTCTTACCGGAATTACTCAGTCCGTTGCTGTCAGAGTTATTACTACATCCGGGCTGGTTAATTGCACCGGACGATCGGGCTGCGATCGCCAGCCCGACCCTACATGATTTGCGTAAAACCTGTAAGCATGTGCGCTATCAGGCGGAATTTTTTACAGATTTCTATGAACCGGCGTTTAAGGATTGGGTGGAAGAGATTAAAGGATTGCAAGATAGCCTGGGAACGGTGCATGACATTCAGGTATTGCAACAGATTTTGATTAAGTCGGTGCCAGAATGGGCAGAGTCGATTCACCTGCGACAAATGATCGAAGAGCAACACGAGCTAGCCCTAGGTCTATGGCGATCGGTGCAGGCGAAATACCTCAGCCCCGACTATCGCTTATATCTGCACCAATTGATCCTGTCGCCGCTTGTACCGCTGCGCTCGCAAACGCCTGGGGTTAGGGATGCCGTTGAAGGAACGGCACTGACAACAGCTTTGACACAATCCCCTGCAAGCGATTCTGCCATACCGACTGAATTGGCGGTCGAGATCACCGACAGTAGCGACTCTACCCACGATGCACATAAGCAGGATGCGAACAGTGTGGCTGAGTCGTCGGTGACACCTGTGGAGCAACCACCAACCACGGGACCTAAACGTCGTCGAACAGCTTCAACCGTGAAAAAAACAGTGACATCTAGGACACCGCGATCGCGACCTTCCGCCAGGGCACAGTCCCGCGAAAATGCAAGTGAGAAGTAA
- a CDS encoding RNA recognition motif domain-containing protein, translated as MTIYIGNLSYRATEEDLRQVFQEYGTIKRVVLPTDRETGRMRGFAFVEMDEDAQEDAAISELDGADWMGRQLRVNKARPRERDSKQVVRQSGF; from the coding sequence ATGACTATCTACATCGGTAACCTGTCGTATCGGGCAACCGAAGAGGACTTGCGGCAGGTTTTTCAGGAATACGGTACCATTAAGCGCGTTGTGTTGCCCACTGACCGAGAGACTGGGCGTATGCGGGGCTTTGCCTTCGTCGAAATGGACGAAGATGCCCAGGAAGACGCCGCAATTTCAGAACTGGATGGAGCCGACTGGATGGGACGGCAATTGCGGGTTAATAAAGCAAGACCTCGCGAGCGTGACAGCAAGCAGGTTGTCCGTCAATCGGGATTCTAA
- a CDS encoding GDP-mannose 4,6-dehydratase has protein sequence MRILVTGGAGFIGSHLIDRLMEQGHEVLCLDNFYTGHKRNILKWLDHPYFELIRHDITEPIRLEVDQIYHLACPASPVHYQHNPVKTLKTNVMGTLYMLGLAKRIRARFLLASTSEIYGDPTVHPQPEEYWGNVNPIGIRSCYDEGKRVAETLAFDYHHQNGVDIRVARIFNSLTGDQPVIYYQGDQLYYESFADCYDRIHQDISRVSVPCFDRWGNMVLKPISAVWKHKVSKPGYDITTTWGKRVKITEDHSLFTRDEQGLPRPIFGKDLQIGDWVAIPAYLPFIDKPLKPFYITDKVPPEGLSICPPDVVPYLEQHREAIDNYLQQQGIDSQQRYNYLKKYEVSNRIPLKLWQYLGLSLTPKDSIATAGSAERINNYIEEVESFLWFLGFYLAQGCLVDIAPDDSQLLFRSNIKDLQKLIGVCRSLFGYDCGITWHYDASQAPTVYLRSKIIVDLVVNAFGLGGNLSLPKDIPTWILQLPKQQLVHFLQGFWEGEGNDDATTTGSQLIFDSSSSRIIEKLVLILAKFGLVSSVSEAHRTVSQANPEPYKSYRLTVQELDNYDILKLASSQQTLQVKTTHDLAWDRVKEIHTFDIDDFVYDFSVPDAENFIGGTYGICCHNTYGPRMLENDGRVVSNFVAQAVRGNPLTVYGDGSQTRSFCYVSDLVEGLMRLMAGDFIEPVNLGNPDEYTILQLAETVREMVNPDLEIIHKPLPQDDPRRRQPDITRARTYLNWQPQVPLRKGLAATIADFRERIAEGGDK, from the coding sequence ATGAGAATTCTGGTGACAGGGGGGGCAGGATTCATCGGTTCCCATTTGATCGATCGCTTAATGGAGCAAGGACACGAAGTCTTGTGTTTAGACAATTTCTATACCGGTCACAAACGCAATATCCTCAAATGGCTAGATCATCCCTATTTTGAATTGATTCGCCATGATATTACGGAGCCAATTCGGCTAGAGGTGGATCAGATTTATCATCTAGCCTGTCCCGCATCCCCTGTTCACTACCAACATAATCCGGTCAAAACGCTTAAGACTAATGTGATGGGTACCCTCTATATGCTGGGGTTGGCAAAACGCATTCGGGCACGGTTTTTGCTCGCCTCAACTTCGGAGATTTATGGTGATCCAACGGTACATCCCCAGCCTGAGGAATATTGGGGCAATGTTAATCCGATCGGGATTCGATCGTGCTATGACGAAGGCAAACGGGTTGCTGAAACCCTGGCGTTTGACTATCATCACCAAAACGGCGTTGATATTCGAGTGGCGCGAATTTTCAATAGCTTAACTGGGGATCAGCCGGTTATCTATTATCAAGGTGATCAACTTTACTACGAATCCTTTGCAGACTGCTACGATCGCATTCATCAGGATATTTCTAGAGTCTCGGTTCCCTGCTTCGACAGGTGGGGCAACATGGTTTTGAAGCCCATCTCAGCGGTTTGGAAGCACAAGGTTAGTAAGCCGGGGTATGACATTACGACGACCTGGGGTAAACGTGTCAAGATCACTGAAGATCACAGCCTGTTCACGCGGGATGAGCAGGGTTTACCCAGACCCATTTTTGGTAAAGATCTCCAGATTGGGGATTGGGTGGCGATTCCTGCCTATCTTCCATTTATTGATAAGCCACTGAAGCCTTTCTACATCACGGATAAAGTGCCGCCGGAAGGTTTATCAATCTGCCCTCCAGATGTGGTGCCCTATTTGGAACAGCATCGCGAGGCCATTGATAACTATTTACAGCAACAAGGTATCGATTCTCAGCAGCGCTATAATTATTTAAAAAAATATGAAGTCAGTAATCGTATTCCCTTGAAATTGTGGCAGTATCTAGGGTTATCGCTGACACCCAAAGATAGTATTGCCACCGCTGGCTCTGCTGAACGGATCAATAACTACATCGAAGAGGTGGAATCTTTCCTGTGGTTCTTGGGATTTTATCTGGCACAGGGATGTCTTGTCGACATCGCTCCAGATGATTCCCAGTTACTGTTTAGATCTAATATTAAAGATCTTCAAAAACTAATAGGAGTTTGTCGATCGCTATTTGGATATGACTGTGGGATCACATGGCATTACGATGCCAGTCAGGCACCGACTGTTTACCTGCGTTCTAAAATTATTGTTGATTTAGTTGTGAACGCTTTTGGATTGGGTGGCAATCTCAGTCTCCCCAAAGATATCCCCACCTGGATTCTACAGCTACCAAAGCAACAATTGGTGCATTTCTTGCAGGGATTTTGGGAAGGAGAGGGTAATGATGACGCTACAACCACTGGTTCTCAATTGATCTTTGATAGTTCTAGTTCAAGGATTATCGAAAAATTGGTCTTGATTTTAGCAAAATTTGGTCTAGTTAGCTCAGTTTCAGAAGCCCACAGGACAGTTAGCCAAGCCAACCCTGAGCCATATAAGTCCTATCGCCTGACTGTACAGGAACTAGATAACTATGACATTTTGAAACTGGCTAGTAGCCAGCAAACGTTGCAGGTAAAAACTACTCATGATTTGGCTTGGGATAGGGTAAAGGAAATTCATACATTTGATATCGATGATTTTGTCTATGACTTTTCAGTGCCGGACGCGGAAAACTTTATCGGTGGCACCTATGGGATTTGTTGTCATAATACCTACGGGCCACGTATGTTAGAAAATGATGGACGGGTGGTGAGTAATTTTGTGGCCCAAGCTGTGCGTGGAAATCCCCTAACGGTGTATGGCGATGGCTCCCAAACTCGGAGTTTTTGTTATGTCTCTGATCTGGTAGAAGGGTTGATGCGCCTGATGGCAGGTGATTTTATTGAGCCGGTCAATCTGGGCAATCCTGATGAATATACCATTTTGCAATTGGCGGAAACGGTACGGGAGATGGTTAATCCAGACTTGGAAATTATCCATAAGCCCTTACCCCAGGATGATCCGCGTCGCCGTCAACCAGATATTACCCGTGCTCGTACCTATTTGAATTGGCAACCTCAGGTACCTTTGCGCAAAGGGCTGGCTGCCACGATCGCTGATTTTCGTGAACGAATCGCTGAAGGGGGAGACAAATAA
- a CDS encoding UDP-glucose dehydrogenase family protein → MRVCVIGTGYVGLVTGVCLAHIGHEVICIDNNEDKIKLLNAGQSPIFEPGLVEIMKAATAANLLTFSTDLAAGVRHGEVLFIAVGTPALPTGESDTRYVEAVARGIGHCLSNNEQGYKVIVNKSTVPIGSGDWVRMLVMDGINDGKKNGEATAPKSSSRVEFDVVSNPEFLREGSAVYDTFNPDRIVLGSNSQRALDLMQQLYAPIIDRKLEPQYLDLTDPIPVVVTDLNSAEMIKYAANSFLATKISFINEIANICDRVGADVVQVAKGIGLDSRIGGKFLQAGIGWGGSCFPKDLAALIHTAEDYGYDAQLLKASVSTNQRQRLCVVEKLQQVLKILKGKTIGLLGLTFKPDTDDMRDAPSLDLIEHLHRLGAKVKAYDPIVSQTGLRFGISHVIVETSLEQLADGCDALVVVTDWPQFRNLDYAQIAKLMHNAVMIDGRNFLDRETLQQAGFYYVGIGH, encoded by the coding sequence ATGCGTGTGTGTGTGATTGGAACTGGTTATGTGGGGTTAGTAACGGGGGTTTGCTTGGCCCATATTGGCCATGAAGTGATTTGTATTGACAACAATGAGGATAAAATCAAACTCTTGAATGCTGGTCAATCTCCCATTTTTGAGCCAGGACTAGTGGAGATTATGAAAGCCGCAACCGCGGCGAACTTGCTCACGTTTAGTACAGATTTGGCTGCTGGTGTGCGTCACGGTGAAGTCCTGTTTATTGCTGTAGGAACCCCAGCCTTACCAACGGGGGAAAGTGATACCCGCTATGTAGAGGCAGTTGCCCGTGGCATTGGTCACTGTCTGAGCAATAATGAACAAGGCTATAAGGTGATTGTGAACAAATCCACGGTGCCGATCGGCTCCGGCGACTGGGTGCGAATGTTGGTGATGGATGGCATCAACGATGGTAAAAAAAATGGAGAAGCAACGGCTCCTAAATCTAGCAGCAGGGTTGAGTTTGATGTGGTCAGTAATCCAGAATTTCTGCGTGAAGGATCAGCCGTCTACGATACATTTAATCCCGATCGTATTGTCTTGGGTAGTAATAGTCAGCGGGCGTTGGATCTCATGCAGCAACTCTACGCCCCGATCATTGATCGCAAGTTGGAACCCCAATATCTCGATTTAACTGATCCGATTCCCGTTGTGGTGACGGATCTGAATTCTGCCGAAATGATTAAATATGCAGCTAACTCATTCCTCGCCACCAAGATTAGCTTTATCAATGAGATTGCTAATATCTGCGATCGCGTCGGGGCTGATGTGGTGCAGGTAGCCAAGGGCATTGGTTTAGACTCGCGCATTGGTGGCAAGTTTTTGCAAGCGGGGATTGGTTGGGGGGGATCGTGTTTTCCTAAGGATTTAGCGGCCCTGATCCACACAGCGGAAGATTATGGGTATGATGCTCAGTTGCTCAAGGCGAGTGTCAGTACCAATCAACGCCAGCGCCTGTGTGTGGTGGAAAAGTTGCAACAGGTGTTGAAGATTCTTAAGGGTAAAACCATTGGTTTGTTGGGGTTAACCTTTAAGCCTGATACGGATGATATGCGCGATGCGCCGTCGTTGGATTTGATTGAGCACCTGCATCGACTGGGGGCAAAGGTGAAGGCCTATGACCCGATCGTGTCGCAAACGGGCCTGCGATTTGGTATTTCCCATGTGATTGTGGAAACCAGTCTGGAGCAGTTAGCCGATGGGTGTGATGCCCTAGTTGTAGTCACAGATTGGCCCCAGTTTCGGAATCTGGATTATGCTCAAATTGCTAAACTGATGCACAATGCGGTGATGATCGATGGACGTAATTTTCTCGATCGTGAGACCCTGCAACAGGCTGGTTTCTACTACGTTGGTATTGGTCACTAA
- a CDS encoding protein adenylyltransferase SelO, giving the protein MTLAYEPALESLGDDFYDRVVAATFPVHYLRFRNDALLPLLGLDPKAVPDADFIEAFGRFESVRSFLALRYHGYQFGEYNPFLGDGRGFLYGQVRGTDGVLYDLGTKGSGTTPYSRGGDGRLTLKGGVREVLAAEMLHRLGVRTSRCLSLIETGEKLWRGDEPSPTRSSVMVRLSRSHIRFGSFERLAYLKRPDLVRRLLDHVISTYYSHLVGQADADAQFYAELVQRIAQLVAQWQATGFCHGVLNTDNMSITGESFDYGPYAFIPTYDPGFTAAYFDYSGRYAYGHQAEICYWNLEMLQRPLALVIPPESLSEGLKLFADHYVSAYQQRMCDRLGFRDLPPQMAAALLDATLQFLYTSQVSYPGFFADLTRHFSPDWQHDMDLILQETTVLPNLTQFPKFRPWQRQYYQCLQLLAKPEVDRMGEKLRQANPLVDLLRPTIEAVWESIVQTDHWLPFEQLLDQIWA; this is encoded by the coding sequence TTGACCCTAGCCTATGAACCCGCCCTGGAATCCCTAGGGGATGATTTTTACGACAGGGTGGTAGCGGCTACTTTCCCCGTGCATTATCTGCGGTTCCGCAATGATGCGCTATTGCCGCTCTTGGGCCTTGATCCCAAGGCCGTTCCCGATGCGGACTTTATCGAGGCATTTGGGCGCTTCGAGAGCGTGCGATCGTTCCTCGCCCTGCGCTACCACGGCTACCAGTTTGGTGAATATAATCCCTTCCTGGGGGATGGACGGGGCTTCCTCTACGGGCAGGTACGGGGGACAGATGGTGTACTTTATGACCTAGGCACGAAGGGGTCGGGCACCACTCCCTACTCACGCGGCGGCGATGGTCGGTTAACCCTGAAAGGGGGCGTCCGTGAAGTCTTGGCAGCAGAAATGTTGCACCGATTGGGGGTCAGAACCTCCCGCTGTTTGAGTTTGATCGAAACGGGGGAGAAACTCTGGCGCGGTGATGAGCCATCTCCCACGCGATCGAGTGTGATGGTGCGCCTGAGTCGATCGCACATTCGCTTTGGCAGTTTTGAGCGCTTAGCCTATCTTAAACGGCCCGATCTTGTCCGGCGTCTCCTTGATCATGTCATCAGCACCTACTACTCCCATCTGGTCGGTCAGGCGGATGCGGACGCCCAGTTTTATGCTGAATTAGTGCAGCGTATTGCGCAATTAGTCGCGCAGTGGCAGGCCACCGGGTTTTGTCATGGGGTTCTCAATACGGACAATATGTCTATCACCGGCGAAAGTTTTGATTACGGTCCCTATGCCTTTATTCCTACCTATGATCCCGGATTTACCGCTGCCTATTTTGACTATTCTGGTCGCTATGCCTATGGTCATCAGGCGGAGATTTGTTACTGGAATTTAGAAATGTTACAACGCCCCTTGGCGCTCGTTATTCCTCCCGAAAGTCTGAGTGAAGGTTTAAAACTTTTTGCGGATCATTACGTGAGTGCTTATCAACAGAGAATGTGCGATCGCCTGGGGTTTAGGGATCTGCCACCCCAGATGGCTGCTGCCCTGCTGGATGCGACTTTGCAATTTTTATATACCTCTCAAGTCAGCTACCCTGGTTTTTTCGCGGATCTGACTCGCCATTTTTCACCGGATTGGCAACACGATATGGACCTGATTTTGCAGGAGACTACGGTGCTGCCTAACCTCACCCAGTTTCCTAAATTCCGCCCCTGGCAACGCCAGTATTATCAATGCCTCCAGTTGCTCGCTAAACCAGAAGTCGATCGCATGGGGGAAAAACTCCGTCAGGCTAATCCCCTGGTCGATTTATTGCGACCAACGATCGAAGCAGTTTGGGAATCGATCGTGCAAACTGATCACTGGCTGCCCTTTGAGCAATTGCTTGACCAAATCTGGGCATAA
- the clpS gene encoding ATP-dependent Clp protease adapter ClpS, whose product MSSALAIAPRLTAAPTVAPGKAGQVVRKPYPRYKVIVLNDDFNTFQHVAHCLMTYIPGMTSDRAWELTNQVHFEGQAVVWSGPLEQAELYHQQLSREGLTMAPLEAD is encoded by the coding sequence ATGTCCTCGGCTCTGGCTATTGCTCCCCGCCTGACGGCTGCGCCAACCGTTGCCCCTGGTAAAGCGGGACAAGTCGTGCGCAAGCCCTATCCACGCTATAAGGTGATTGTGCTGAATGATGATTTCAATACTTTTCAGCACGTTGCCCATTGCCTGATGACCTATATACCGGGTATGACGAGCGATCGCGCTTGGGAACTGACCAACCAGGTTCACTTTGAAGGCCAAGCCGTGGTGTGGTCTGGGCCGCTAGAGCAGGCGGAACTGTATCACCAGCAATTGAGCCGGGAAGGGCTGACGATGGCCCCCCTGGAAGCGGATTAG